A genome region from Pseudomonas anguilliseptica includes the following:
- a CDS encoding glycosyltransferase family 4 protein, translating to MQLAFILYKYFPFGGLQRDFMRIAQECQARGHAVRVYTPIWEGEVLAGFEVVVVPVKALFNHKRNEKLTAWVEADLAKRPVDRLVGFNKMPGLDVYYAADGCYEDKAQTLRAPIYKRWGRYKHFADYERAVFAPESKTEILMISEVQQPLFIKHYHTPLQRFHLLPPGIAADRRAPANAAEMRAEFRAEFKLADSDLLLVQIGSGFKTKGLDRSLKALAALPRELKQRTRLIAIGQDDPRAFQLQAKALGVSDQVQILKGRSDIPRFLLGADLLIHPAYNENTGTVLLEALVSGLPVLVTDVCGYAHYIAEADAGRVLASPFEQERLNHLLADMLADDQRRAFWGRNGLAYADSADLYSMPQHAADIILAARP from the coding sequence ATGCAGCTCGCGTTTATCCTCTACAAATACTTTCCGTTCGGCGGCCTGCAGCGCGACTTTATGCGCATTGCTCAGGAGTGCCAGGCGCGCGGTCATGCCGTCCGCGTCTACACGCCGATCTGGGAAGGTGAAGTGCTGGCAGGTTTCGAGGTGGTGGTGGTGCCGGTCAAGGCGCTGTTCAACCATAAGCGCAATGAAAAGCTCACTGCCTGGGTCGAGGCCGACCTGGCCAAGCGCCCGGTGGATAGGCTGGTCGGCTTCAACAAAATGCCTGGCCTGGACGTCTACTACGCCGCCGATGGCTGCTATGAGGACAAGGCGCAAACCCTGCGCGCGCCGATCTACAAACGCTGGGGCCGTTACAAACACTTTGCCGATTACGAGCGGGCGGTGTTTGCTCCCGAGTCGAAGACCGAGATTCTGATGATCTCCGAAGTGCAGCAGCCGTTGTTTATCAAGCATTACCACACCCCGCTGCAGCGCTTTCACCTGCTGCCGCCGGGTATCGCCGCAGACCGCCGCGCGCCGGCCAATGCGGCCGAGATGCGCGCCGAGTTCCGTGCCGAATTCAAGCTGGCGGATAGCGACCTGCTGCTGGTGCAGATCGGCTCTGGCTTCAAGACCAAGGGCCTTGATCGCAGTCTCAAAGCCCTGGCCGCTTTGCCGCGAGAGCTGAAACAACGCACCCGCTTGATCGCTATCGGTCAGGATGATCCGCGCGCTTTTCAGCTGCAGGCCAAGGCGCTGGGCGTGTCCGATCAGGTGCAGATTCTCAAGGGGCGCAGCGACATTCCGCGCTTCCTGCTCGGGGCCGATCTGCTGATCCACCCGGCCTACAACGAGAACACAGGTACCGTGCTGCTGGAGGCGCTGGTTTCTGGTTTGCCGGTGCTGGTGACAGATGTCTGCGGTTACGCCCACTACATCGCCGAAGCGGATGCCGGGCGGGTGTTGGCCAGTCCGTTCGAGCAGGAGCGCCTTAACCATCTGCTCGCCGATATGCTGGCCGACGATCAGCGCCGTGCTTTCTGGGGCCGAAACGGCCTGGCCTATGCCGACAGCGCTGATCTGTATTCCATGCCGCAGCACGCGGCCGACATCATCCTGGCGGCGCGTCCATGA
- the rfaP gene encoding lipopolysaccharide core heptose(I) kinase RfaP: MKLVLAEPFKSLWAGRDAFAAVEALQGQVYRELEGRRTLRTEVDGRGYFVKIHRGIGWGEIVKNLLTAKLPVLGARQEWEAIQRLTDVGVATMTAVAYGERGRNPAAQHSFIVTEELAPTTDLEQLSLNWAQQSPEPRLKWALIKEVANMVGSMHRAGVNHRDCYICHFLLHTDKPVTADDFRLSVIDLHRAQVRNQLPLRWRNKDLAALYFSVLDIGLTRRDKLRFLRGYFQRPLRQILQEEGRLLAWLESKAAKLYGRKQRYGDRL, encoded by the coding sequence ATGAAGTTGGTACTGGCTGAACCCTTTAAGAGCCTGTGGGCCGGACGTGATGCTTTTGCTGCTGTCGAAGCGCTGCAGGGGCAGGTGTACCGCGAACTGGAAGGCCGCCGTACGCTGCGCACCGAAGTCGATGGGCGCGGTTATTTCGTCAAGATCCACCGCGGTATCGGCTGGGGTGAGATCGTCAAAAACCTGCTTACCGCCAAACTGCCGGTGCTCGGTGCGCGCCAGGAGTGGGAGGCTATTCAGCGCCTGACAGACGTTGGCGTCGCCACCATGACCGCCGTGGCCTACGGCGAACGCGGCCGCAATCCGGCTGCGCAGCATTCCTTTATCGTCACTGAAGAGCTTGCACCGACCACCGACCTCGAACAACTGAGCCTGAACTGGGCCCAGCAATCACCCGAGCCGCGGCTGAAATGGGCGTTGATCAAGGAAGTGGCGAACATGGTCGGCAGCATGCACCGCGCCGGGGTCAACCACCGCGACTGCTACATCTGCCACTTCCTGCTGCACACCGACAAACCGGTCACCGCGGACGACTTCCGCCTGTCAGTGATCGACTTGCACCGCGCTCAAGTCCGCAATCAGCTGCCCTTACGCTGGCGCAACAAGGACCTGGCGGCACTGTATTTCTCCGTGCTGGATATCGGCCTAACCCGGCGCGATAAACTGCGCTTTCTGCGTGGCTATTTTCAACGGCCATTGCGGCAGATTCTTCAAGAAGAAGGTCGTTTGCTTGCTTGGCTGGAGTCCAAGGCGGCTAAATTGTACGGCCGCAAACAGCGCTATGGAGATCGACTGTAG
- a CDS encoding glycosyltransferase family 9 protein has product MSEKKALIGPGVRVALVPCPALGDTTLFLRLAWRLQAAGAKVTLASVSLSSVSEYLPGLDILGATPDVPALAGCNDLVICAIDWFVDVPLKNVAYLAGKKLPVKLRSEQPPVWLDDCLIEGAHNVICRDPKAGKTMVQWIDLYAEEILGLDLSTPIAGLQISPRYAGAALPRVAIFPTTPHASKNFSTSGFRRLARHLVARGWQVEFVGIPAEQQALKAQFPGHDVHAFSDLKGLVDFLLTCSIVISNDSGGGHLGSLLGLRTFTITRRRTDFTWRPGFNELNSVINPVLSFKWLGETVWRPFIPLRRIVSALPDLSRTQA; this is encoded by the coding sequence ATGTCGGAGAAGAAGGCGTTGATCGGCCCGGGAGTGAGGGTTGCACTTGTTCCGTGTCCTGCGTTGGGCGATACCACGCTGTTCTTGCGCCTTGCCTGGCGTCTCCAGGCTGCGGGTGCGAAGGTCACCTTGGCTTCAGTATCGCTGTCATCAGTGAGCGAGTACTTGCCCGGGCTGGATATTCTTGGGGCAACGCCGGATGTGCCTGCACTGGCGGGCTGTAACGATTTGGTTATCTGTGCGATTGATTGGTTTGTCGATGTCCCTCTGAAAAATGTGGCTTACCTGGCCGGTAAGAAACTCCCCGTTAAGCTCAGGTCCGAGCAACCGCCTGTATGGCTTGATGATTGCCTCATTGAAGGGGCGCACAACGTGATTTGTCGCGACCCGAAAGCCGGAAAAACCATGGTGCAGTGGATCGATCTGTACGCTGAAGAGATCCTGGGGCTTGATCTGTCCACGCCAATTGCGGGGTTACAGATCTCGCCTCGTTATGCCGGCGCTGCCTTGCCGCGTGTGGCCATTTTTCCGACCACGCCACATGCCAGTAAGAATTTCTCAACGTCTGGGTTTCGCCGCCTCGCTCGCCATTTGGTTGCCAGAGGTTGGCAGGTGGAGTTCGTCGGTATTCCAGCTGAGCAGCAAGCCTTGAAGGCGCAGTTCCCAGGCCATGATGTGCATGCATTCAGTGATTTGAAGGGGCTTGTCGACTTCTTGCTGACATGCTCCATCGTCATTAGTAATGACTCTGGTGGCGGGCATCTTGGTTCACTGCTGGGGTTGCGGACATTCACCATTACGCGGCGGCGCACCGATTTCACCTGGCGGCCCGGCTTCAATGAACTCAATAGCGTGATCAATCCGGTTCTGAGCTTTAAATGGCTGGGTGAAACAGTCTGGCGCCCGTTCATTCCATTGCGCCGCATCGTCAGTGCGCTGCCTGACTTAAGCAGGACGCAGGCATGA
- a CDS encoding lipopolysaccharide kinase InaA family protein: MTAWKHDLHDPILLGAFGTLEAVFALEGERLTSDPLSEVIRVEFGGVRYYVKRYWGAGKGLRRYLGRPRVKAEWQNLKLFAKWGIPTAPIVAYGLERRVGAFVRGALVTRELEGTLDLAEIANRQDARLSDPRWVLQISQQLARGGRALHDHHFTHNDLKWRNLLVNERGELFFIDCPTGTFWWGPLLRYRIIKDLACLDKVAHRVLSRTQRLRFYLQYRGRQHLNASDKKRIRQVIAFFEGRE, encoded by the coding sequence ATGACAGCGTGGAAACATGACCTGCATGATCCGATTCTGCTCGGCGCTTTCGGAACCCTTGAGGCCGTATTTGCACTTGAAGGTGAGCGTTTGACCTCTGACCCCTTGTCTGAGGTCATTCGTGTGGAGTTTGGCGGGGTGCGTTATTACGTCAAGCGCTACTGGGGCGCTGGCAAAGGTCTAAGGCGTTATCTTGGTCGCCCTCGGGTTAAAGCGGAGTGGCAAAACCTCAAGTTGTTCGCCAAGTGGGGTATCCCCACTGCGCCGATTGTGGCCTATGGGCTTGAGCGTCGGGTGGGGGCCTTTGTACGCGGAGCGCTCGTTACCCGCGAGCTTGAGGGGACGCTTGATCTTGCTGAGATTGCGAATCGGCAGGATGCGCGGTTAAGCGACCCTCGCTGGGTTTTGCAGATCAGTCAGCAGTTAGCCAGGGGGGGGCGTGCGCTGCATGATCACCATTTCACCCACAATGACTTGAAGTGGCGCAACCTGTTGGTCAATGAGCGCGGTGAGCTTTTCTTCATTGATTGCCCGACAGGAACCTTTTGGTGGGGACCTTTGCTGCGCTACCGCATCATCAAAGATTTGGCATGCCTGGATAAAGTCGCACACAGGGTGCTTTCGCGTACCCAGCGGTTGCGTTTCTATCTTCAGTACCGTGGTCGTCAGCACTTGAATGCTTCCGATAAGAAGCGTATCCGTCAGGTCATTGCGTTTTTTGAGGGCCGTGAATGA
- a CDS encoding lipopolysaccharide kinase InaA family protein gives MSAFIAAQDRALLERHGLASFEALWALKLEAVDEPNTERGGWSSVYRLELGDAAFYLKRQSNHLTRTLHHPFGEPTFAREFRNIQRYAALGIPALQAAFFAECKLPGERRAVLLTRALDGWQDLDAWLLGWIALEGGRRVAILKACGDLARRLHQAGQMHGCFYPKHIFLRETAEGFDAQLIDLEKTRPLLFGQRDRVKDLEPLLRRASVWSEAEIGVLLAAYLGETADLGSWSERLGARRRHKEARR, from the coding sequence ATGAGCGCTTTTATTGCAGCCCAGGATCGCGCCCTGCTAGAGCGTCACGGTCTTGCCAGTTTTGAGGCGCTGTGGGCGCTTAAACTTGAAGCCGTTGATGAGCCCAACACTGAGCGTGGCGGCTGGAGCAGTGTCTACCGGCTAGAACTGGGTGATGCGGCGTTTTACCTCAAGCGCCAGAGCAATCACCTGACCCGAACCCTGCACCACCCGTTTGGTGAGCCGACCTTTGCCCGCGAGTTTCGTAATATTCAGCGCTACGCGGCATTGGGTATTCCCGCGCTGCAGGCGGCGTTTTTTGCCGAGTGCAAATTGCCGGGTGAGAGGCGTGCTGTGCTGCTGACTCGCGCTCTGGATGGCTGGCAGGATCTGGATGCCTGGTTACTCGGCTGGATTGCGCTCGAAGGGGGGCGTCGTGTGGCAATTCTCAAGGCCTGTGGTGATCTGGCGCGGCGTCTGCACCAAGCTGGGCAGATGCATGGCTGCTTTTACCCCAAGCATATTTTTCTGCGCGAGACCGCTGAAGGCTTCGATGCACAGCTGATTGATCTGGAAAAGACCCGCCCACTGCTGTTCGGTCAGCGTGATCGGGTAAAGGATCTGGAACCGTTGTTGCGCCGCGCCAGTGTATGGAGCGAGGCTGAGATCGGCGTGTTGCTGGCGGCCTATCTCGGCGAAACGGCTGATCTCGGCAGCTGGAGTGAGCGTCTCGGTGCCCGCAGGCGTCACAAGGAGGCGCGGCGATGA
- a CDS encoding lipopolysaccharide kinase InaA family protein codes for MNLAGLSQVGREPELPLTIELVDAAGSAELTLQRLLRVLPGQRYVAQAGWRGRPVLAKLLVGDKAARHFQREREGAHLLAEQGLHTPQLWADGLREGEGGWLLFEYLQSAESLWDAWREVEHQPLLSADQQSVLADALVSIAQMHLKGLWQADLHLDNLLRHNGQLFVIDGGGVQVEAAGKPLSRAKVLENLGVFFAQLPAELTPFIEELLVHYLLTNGEHALPLEVLLKEVEKVRQWRLRDYLKKIARDCSLFAAKVGAFGLQVVRRDKQAELQSLLSNLDQLTEQGHIYKTGGAATVAQVQLQGRPLVVKRYNVKSLAHWLKRFWRPSRAWHSWVEGNRLQLLGIATPQPLAVLERRWCWLRGRAYLITEYCGGQDIIARFQAFHDGSPPESDLLALDRLFAALLRERISHGDFKGHNLFWDERLACWSLIDLDAMQQHRSARSFARAYARDRARFLRNWPADSALHQLLNQRLPLTPVVGSAD; via the coding sequence ATGAATTTGGCGGGTCTCAGTCAGGTTGGCCGCGAGCCAGAGTTGCCGCTGACCATCGAGTTGGTCGATGCAGCTGGTTCGGCTGAACTGACCCTGCAGCGCCTGCTGCGCGTATTGCCCGGGCAGCGCTATGTCGCCCAGGCCGGATGGCGCGGCCGGCCGGTACTGGCCAAGTTGCTGGTCGGCGACAAGGCGGCGCGGCATTTTCAGCGCGAGCGTGAAGGTGCGCACTTGCTCGCTGAGCAGGGGCTGCATACGCCGCAGCTTTGGGCGGATGGGCTGCGTGAAGGCGAGGGCGGCTGGCTGCTGTTCGAGTACCTGCAAAGTGCCGAAAGCTTGTGGGACGCTTGGCGTGAGGTGGAGCATCAGCCGCTGCTGAGCGCCGATCAGCAGTCGGTGCTGGCCGATGCACTGGTCAGCATCGCGCAGATGCACCTCAAGGGGTTGTGGCAGGCGGATCTGCATTTGGACAATCTGTTGCGCCATAACGGCCAACTGTTCGTTATCGATGGCGGCGGTGTACAGGTTGAGGCGGCAGGTAAGCCGCTGTCGCGCGCTAAGGTTTTGGAAAACCTTGGGGTGTTCTTCGCCCAGCTGCCCGCCGAATTGACGCCGTTTATCGAAGAACTGCTGGTGCATTACCTGCTGACGAACGGCGAACATGCCTTGCCGCTGGAAGTGTTGCTCAAAGAAGTGGAAAAAGTTCGCCAATGGCGTTTGCGCGATTATTTGAAGAAAATCGCCCGCGATTGCAGCCTGTTCGCCGCAAAAGTCGGTGCTTTTGGCCTTCAGGTGGTTCGCCGTGACAAGCAGGCTGAGTTGCAGTCGCTGTTGAGTAATCTGGATCAGCTCACCGAGCAGGGGCATATCTACAAAACCGGTGGTGCGGCCACCGTGGCGCAAGTGCAACTGCAAGGGCGGCCGCTGGTGGTCAAGCGCTATAACGTGAAGAGCCTGGCGCATTGGCTCAAGCGCTTCTGGCGACCCAGTCGCGCCTGGCACAGCTGGGTCGAGGGCAACCGCCTGCAGCTGCTGGGCATCGCCACGCCACAGCCACTGGCCGTGCTAGAGCGGCGCTGGTGCTGGCTGCGCGGGCGCGCCTACCTGATTACCGAATACTGCGGTGGGCAGGATATAATCGCGCGTTTTCAGGCGTTCCACGATGGATCGCCCCCGGAAAGCGACCTGTTGGCTCTGGATCGTCTGTTCGCTGCCTTGTTGCGCGAACGCATCAGTCACGGTGATTTCAAGGGGCACAACCTGTTCTGGGACGAGCGCTTGGCATGCTGGTCGCTGATTGACCTCGACGCCATGCAGCAGCACCGCAGTGCGCGCAGTTTCGCCAGGGCCTATGCCCGCGACCGCGCCCGTTTTCTGCGTAACTGGCCCGCCGACTCGGCGCTGCACCAGTTGCTCAACCAACGTTTACCGCTGACGCCCGTCGTCGGCTCAGCAGACTAA
- a CDS encoding carbamoyltransferase, producing MALTILGLSGALSHDPSAALYIDGKLIAAAEEERFVRDKHAKNRMPYESAKFCLEQAGIKPSDVDVVAIPFAPISIFEKARWQYAKRYWYAPDRALDAILMGNRRYKRYHKKIQWCLEQLGFDLKKIKIEPVEHHLAHAASAYHCSGFTEKTAILGIDGKGEYATTFFGYGENGTIHKIKEFFDPDSLGGLYGAITEFLGFDMLDGEFKVMGMAPYGDAAKYDFSRLAKFENGELIINTEYANVIGFRRYKENGKGYYFSPKLIEWLGPKRQGDIADDPYIHYAASMQALFEKLALEMMEYYLGDIIRETGKIAFAGGCALNVKLNQKIIARDDVKELFVQPASGDAGTSVGAAAYISHQRGVPVEKMEHVYLGPSYSNEDVIAACARHPSKPVFKQIDNMPQRIAKIMVDANPVAWFQGRMEFGPRALGGRSIIGCPSVAGVADRINEQIKFRERWRPFCPSMLDTVGPQMLKVDHPSPFMTFTFEVNDEWKTRVGEVVHEDGTSRAQVLKREYNPRYYDMMLELEKLTGNGVSLNTSLNRRGEPMICSPTDALNMFYGSDLQYLIMEDILVVKDGKDWYDNV from the coding sequence GTGGCATTGACGATTCTCGGCCTTTCCGGCGCCCTCAGCCATGATCCATCCGCCGCCCTGTATATCGACGGCAAGTTGATCGCGGCCGCCGAAGAAGAGCGTTTTGTGCGCGACAAGCACGCGAAGAACCGCATGCCCTACGAGTCGGCCAAGTTCTGTCTGGAACAGGCCGGGATCAAACCGTCCGACGTTGATGTGGTGGCTATTCCGTTTGCGCCGATCAGCATTTTCGAGAAAGCTCGCTGGCAATATGCCAAGCGCTACTGGTACGCACCGGATCGCGCCCTTGATGCGATCCTCATGGGCAATCGCCGCTACAAGCGTTACCACAAGAAGATTCAGTGGTGCCTGGAGCAGCTGGGTTTCGACCTGAAGAAAATCAAGATTGAGCCGGTCGAGCACCACCTTGCTCACGCCGCTAGCGCCTATCACTGCTCGGGCTTTACCGAGAAGACCGCGATCCTTGGCATCGACGGCAAAGGCGAGTACGCCACTACCTTCTTCGGTTACGGCGAGAACGGCACGATCCACAAGATCAAGGAATTCTTCGACCCGGATTCGCTCGGCGGCCTGTACGGCGCGATCACCGAGTTCCTCGGCTTCGACATGCTCGACGGCGAGTTCAAGGTCATGGGCATGGCGCCCTATGGCGATGCTGCCAAGTACGATTTTTCGCGCCTGGCCAAGTTCGAGAACGGCGAGCTGATCATCAACACCGAGTATGCCAACGTCATCGGTTTCCGCCGCTACAAGGAAAACGGCAAGGGTTACTACTTCTCACCCAAGCTGATCGAATGGCTGGGGCCGAAGCGCCAGGGCGACATTGCGGATGATCCTTACATTCACTACGCCGCCAGCATGCAGGCGCTGTTCGAGAAGCTGGCGCTGGAGATGATGGAGTACTACCTCGGTGACATCATCCGCGAGACCGGCAAAATCGCCTTCGCCGGCGGCTGCGCGCTGAACGTCAAACTGAACCAGAAGATCATCGCGCGCGACGATGTAAAAGAGCTGTTCGTGCAGCCGGCGTCCGGCGATGCCGGTACTTCGGTCGGCGCGGCTGCCTATATTTCGCACCAGCGCGGCGTGCCGGTGGAAAAGATGGAGCACGTCTACCTCGGCCCGTCCTACAGCAACGAGGACGTGATCGCCGCCTGTGCTCGTCACCCGAGCAAGCCGGTGTTCAAACAGATCGACAATATGCCGCAGCGCATCGCCAAGATCATGGTCGACGCGAATCCCGTGGCCTGGTTCCAGGGCCGTATGGAGTTCGGTCCGCGCGCCCTTGGCGGTCGTTCGATCATCGGTTGCCCGAGCGTGGCCGGTGTGGCTGACCGGATCAACGAGCAGATCAAGTTCCGCGAGCGCTGGAGGCCGTTCTGCCCGTCGATGCTCGACACCGTCGGCCCGCAGATGCTCAAGGTCGACCACCCGAGCCCGTTTATGACCTTCACCTTTGAAGTCAACGACGAGTGGAAGACCCGCGTCGGTGAAGTGGTGCACGAAGACGGCACCTCGCGCGCCCAGGTGCTCAAACGCGAATACAACCCACGCTATTACGACATGATGCTGGAACTGGAGAAACTCACCGGCAACGGCGTGTCGCTGAACACCTCGTTGAACCGCCGCGGCGAGCCGATGATCTGCTCGCCGACTGACGCGCTGAACATGTTCTACGGCTCCGACCTGCAGTACCTGATCATGGAAGACATCCTGGTGGTCAAGGATGGCAAGGATTGGTATGACAACGTCTGA
- a CDS encoding glycosyltransferase, translating to MTTSEVAEAAQPWVLQFCHGYGGPFLDCARQYAALFAGTPFKVCTVYLTGKPSAAVEQGSASDEVLFLDYSSRDVRGLKLKAIRDLKRIGASRDFKFCIAHRFKPIYIALLGSDLPVIGVHHAFGDYKRRTRQLFANFFRKRLALLGVSNAVRDDMRACLPNWSFERIETLYNRIDLHAVQAAQVSREAAREHLGLPLDAWVVGNVGRLHPDKDQATLIRGFAEALPQLPEGSLLAIMGSGRLEAPLKALARESGVDASVCFLGQVADGRNYFKAFDVFALTSDHEPFGMVLLEAMAADVQVLATDCGGAPEVVGDSSALFAQGGHTVLAARLRSAAVGRLGPLGTERVKTNFTDEIARAHFWSRPCVSRIVQEAGNGQS from the coding sequence ATGACAACGTCTGAGGTCGCTGAGGCTGCTCAGCCGTGGGTGCTGCAGTTCTGTCACGGCTATGGCGGCCCCTTCCTCGATTGCGCGCGGCAGTACGCCGCGCTCTTTGCTGGTACGCCCTTTAAAGTGTGCACGGTGTACCTGACGGGTAAGCCGAGCGCTGCGGTTGAGCAAGGCTCTGCGTCTGACGAGGTGCTTTTCCTTGACTACTCGAGTCGCGACGTTCGCGGCCTCAAGCTCAAGGCGATCCGCGATCTCAAGCGCATCGGCGCCTCGCGCGACTTCAAATTCTGCATCGCCCATCGCTTCAAACCGATCTACATCGCCCTGCTGGGCAGCGATCTCCCAGTCATCGGTGTGCATCATGCGTTTGGCGACTACAAGCGGCGAACGCGCCAGCTATTTGCCAACTTCTTTCGCAAGCGCCTGGCCTTGCTCGGCGTTTCCAATGCGGTGCGCGATGACATGCGGGCCTGCCTGCCGAACTGGTCGTTCGAACGTATCGAAACGCTGTACAACCGTATCGATCTTCACGCCGTTCAGGCAGCGCAGGTTTCGCGCGAAGCGGCGCGTGAGCACCTGGGCTTGCCTCTGGATGCCTGGGTGGTCGGCAATGTCGGGCGCCTGCACCCCGACAAGGATCAGGCAACCCTGATTCGGGGGTTTGCCGAGGCCTTGCCGCAGCTACCGGAAGGCAGTCTGCTGGCGATTATGGGCAGTGGTCGGCTAGAAGCTCCATTAAAAGCGCTTGCCCGCGAGTCGGGCGTGGATGCGTCGGTGTGTTTTCTCGGTCAAGTTGCCGATGGCCGGAACTATTTCAAAGCGTTTGATGTGTTTGCCCTGACTTCAGATCATGAACCATTTGGGATGGTGTTACTGGAGGCGATGGCGGCCGATGTGCAGGTGCTGGCTACGGATTGTGGTGGGGCGCCTGAGGTGGTCGGCGACTCAAGCGCCTTGTTCGCGCAGGGGGGGCACACCGTGCTGGCCGCTCGACTGCGGTCTGCTGCCGTGGGTAGGCTTGGCCCGCTGGGTACTGAGCGTGTAAAGACCAATTTTACGGATGAGATTGCTCGCGCGCATTTCTGGTCGCGGCCTTGTGTGAGTCGCATAGTGCAGGAGGCCGGTAATGGTCAGTCGTGA
- a CDS encoding IS5 family transposase — MKQMTFADAEYAGKRKQTRKELFLIEMDRVVPWKGLIALIEPYYPKGEGGRPAYPLMAMLRVHLMQNWFGYSDPAMEEALYETTILRQFAGLSLERIPDETTILNFRRLLEKHELAAGILAVINGYLGDRGLSLRQGTIVDATLINAPSSTKNKDGKRDPEMHQAKKGNQYYFGMKAHIGVDDESGLVHSVVGTAANVADVTQVDKLLHGEENVVCADAGYTGVEKRPEHDGREVIWQVAARRSTYKKLGKSSPLYKAKRKIEKAKAQVRAKVEHPFRVIKRQFSYVKTRFRGLAKNTAQLVTLFALSNLWMARRHLLTNAGEVRL; from the coding sequence ATGAAGCAAATGACCTTCGCCGATGCCGAGTACGCCGGCAAACGCAAGCAGACCCGCAAAGAGTTGTTCCTGATCGAGATGGATCGGGTGGTGCCGTGGAAGGGTTTGATCGCACTGATCGAACCGTATTACCCCAAGGGTGAAGGCGGTCGGCCGGCCTATCCGCTGATGGCGATGCTACGTGTGCACCTGATGCAGAACTGGTTCGGCTACAGCGACCCGGCGATGGAAGAAGCGCTGTACGAGACCACTATCCTGCGGCAGTTCGCCGGGCTGAGTCTGGAACGTATCCCCGACGAAACCACCATCCTCAACTTCCGTCGTCTGCTGGAGAAACATGAGTTGGCTGCCGGCATCCTGGCCGTCATCAATGGCTATCTTGGCGACCGTGGCCTGTCGTTGCGCCAAGGCACCATCGTCGATGCCACGCTGATCAATGCGCCGAGTTCGACCAAGAACAAGGACGGCAAACGCGACCCAGAGATGCACCAGGCCAAGAAGGGCAACCAATACTACTTCGGCATGAAGGCGCACATTGGCGTGGATGACGAGTCGGGGCTGGTACACAGCGTGGTAGGCACGGCGGCCAACGTGGCGGATGTCACTCAGGTCGACAAGTTGCTGCACGGCGAGGAAAACGTGGTGTGCGCCGATGCGGGTTATACCGGTGTCGAAAAGCGCCCCGAACATGATGGGCGCGAGGTGATCTGGCAGGTTGCTGCCCGCCGCAGCACCTATAAGAAGCTGGGTAAGAGCAGCCCGCTGTACAAAGCCAAACGCAAGATCGAGAAGGCCAAGGCCCAGGTGCGCGCCAAGGTTGAGCACCCGTTCCGGGTGATCAAGCGTCAGTTCAGTTATGTAAAGACACGCTTCCGTGGCTTGGCCAAGAACACGGCGCAACTGGTGACGCTGTTCGCGCTGTCGAACCTGTGGATGGCACGCCGACATTTACTGACCAATGCAGGAGAGGTGCGCCTGTAA
- a CDS encoding IS5 family transposase, translating to MKQMTFADAEYAGKRKQTRKELFLIEMDRVVPWKGLIALIDPHYPKGEGGRPAYPLMAMLRVHLMQNWLGYSDPAMEEALYETTILRQFAGLSLERIPDETTILNFRRVLEKNELAAGILAVINGYLGDRGLSLRQGTIVDATLINAPSSTKNKDGKRDPEMHQTKKGNQYYFGMKAHIGVDDKSGLVHSVVGTAANVADVTQVDKLLHGDENVVCTDAGYTGVEKRPEHEGRKVIWQVAARRSTYKKLDKRSALYKAKRKIEKAKAQVRAKVEHPFRVIKRQFGYVKTRFRGLAKNTAQLVTLFALSNLWMARRHLLATAGEVRP from the coding sequence ATGAAGCAGATGACCTTCGCCGATGCCGAGTACGCCGGCAAGCGCAAGCAGACCCGCAAAGAGTTGTTCCTGATCGAGATGGATCGGGTGGTGCCGTGGAAGGGCTTGATTGCCCTGATCGATCCACATTACCCCAAGGGTGAAGGCGGTCGCCCGGCGTACCCGTTGATGGCGATGCTGCGTGTTCATCTGATGCAAAACTGGCTCGGTTACAGCGATCCTGCGATGGAAGAGGCGCTGTACGAAACGACCATTCTGCGGCAGTTCGCCGGGTTGAGCCTGGAGCGTATCCCTGACGAAACCACCATCCTCAACTTCCGTCGCGTACTGGAAAAAAACGAACTGGCGGCTGGCATCTTGGCTGTGATCAACGGCTACCTGGGGGATCGCGGCCTGTCCCTGCGCCAGGGCACCATCGTCGATGCGACGTTGATCAATGCGCCCAGCTCGACCAAAAACAAAGACGGTAAACGCGACCCGGAGATGCACCAGACCAAGAAGGGCAACCAGTACTACTTCGGCATGAAGGCCCACATCGGTGTGGATGACAAGTCTGGACTGGTGCACAGCGTGGTGGGCACGGCGGCCAACGTGGCGGACGTCACCCAGGTGGATAAGCTGCTGCATGGCGACGAGAACGTGGTTTGTACCGACGCAGGTTACACCGGTGTGGAAAAGCGTCCGGAGCATGAGGGTCGGAAGGTTATCTGGCAGGTGGCGGCACGCCGCAGCACCTACAAGAAACTCGATAAGCGCAGCGCGCTATACAAAGCCAAGCGCAAGATCGAGAAGGCCAAAGCCCAGGTGCGCGCCAAGGTCGAGCACCCGTTTCGGGTGATCAAGCGGCAGTTCGGCTATGTGAAGACGCGCTTCCGCGGCCTGGCCAAGAACACGGCGCAGTTGGTCACGCTGTTTGCGCTGTCGAACCTGTGGATGGCACGCAGACATTTACTGGCAACTGCAGGAGAGGTGCGCCCGTAA